Genomic window (Primulina eburnea isolate SZY01 chromosome 8, ASM2296580v1, whole genome shotgun sequence):
taagagatccgtctcacgaacacgacccgtaagaccgtctcacacaagtttttgcctttgtgATATTAGGCTCGAACTAATTCCTAGTCAAATGTAATTGGATTTATGATTGAGAAAACAACTTTCTTGATTCACAACATTCGAAATCGAAAAATCTTATCTGAGAACAAACAAATTACGACTTgtaatatcataataatataaatttgttTGACCAAATCAAAACTCAATTTCTTCCATATTGCCAGCCTCATTGTGTGTGTTGAGCTCCACGTCAGCGAATTTTGATTGCTTAGGCACTTAATCCTGTTTACCAAATCAAGATTTGAGCTTTAATCACACTTAACTAAATAAAGATTTTGCTAAATGACACatataatttttctttcttcgaaatatcaatagaaaaatattattcGCCATCACCATCCCCTGTGTACAGTGTAGGGGTCTAGAGAGAGAAAGAGAGAGGAATCTGGTTGCCAGCCATGGATCATAGCTTTATCTCAGGTCAAAGCTGGCATTTCTCGTTTAATGCCTTCTCCTGCACTATTTACTCCCTCTCTAACATTTGAACTTTTCATTAAAATGTGGCAAGTTTTTCACCCATAAATCATCTCAGTTGTTTGGTGGTTGATTCAGATTCTTGGGTTTCTTCTATGGCTGCGGTGTCTCCGTCTCGCGGCGGGGGGGAGAAGAAACACTGGTGGTTCACCAATAGAAAGGTACCCGTCTTATATGTTAATCGTTTTATGCGATGTTTTGAATGCGGGAACTAATTGATTCTTGGGATACTGTTATGTTATTGTGATGCAGATGGTGGAGAGATATGTGAGGGAAGCGAGGATGTTGATTGCCACGCAAGAGGCTTCGGATATGTCGTCGGCGTTGGGTTTTCTGGAGGCGGCACTGGCGGTGGCGCCGCGCATGGAGGTGGCTCTGGAGCTGAAGGCGCGGTGTTTGCTGTATCTCGGGCGGTTTAAGGAGGTGGCGGATATGCTTCAGGACTATATTCCCAGCCTGAAATTGGTGGTCTCCGAGGATGCCTCGTCGTCGGGGTTATCGGATAGCTCGTCCACCCAGCATTCGAAGGAGCAAGTCAAGCTTCTGTCCTCCGACGGCGGCTGTCTGGATCGCAACGACACCGCGTTCAAGTGCTTCTCTGTGTCGGATTTGAAGAAGAAGGTGATGGCGGGGCTGTGCAAAAGCGTCGAGAGAGATGGGCAATGGAGGTATGCTGGAAAACCCATCCCCATTTTTCTTCTGCTTGATTATTTTAGATTCAGAGACTGGCTTGTAGATCACGCGAAATCGCTTGCAGCCGTTGTTGAAATTTCACCAAACCCGTCTTAGATTAAAGTTGGAAAATGTCAAAATCTTGTTTCTCGGCTAAAATTCTGTTTGATTCGTTGACAAATGTTAATTATCCAACAGGTATTCCGTATTAGGCCAAGCATGTTGCCACCTGGGCTTAATGGAGGACGCAATGGTGCTTCTCCAGACCGGAAAACGTCTCGCCACCGCCGCCTTCCGCCGTGAAAGCATTTCTCTGTCGGACGACGTCTTTACATCCAACAAGTTCCCACTCTCCGACGACATTTCGCCTGACAATCATCCACAATACCGGCCAAAAACCGAGTCCGAAAGCATTTCTCAACTCCTCTGCCAGATCAAACTCCTCATACGCCGCAAGACCGCAGCAATAGCCGCCCTCGACGCGGGTCTCTACTCTGAATCCATTCGGCATTTCTCCAAAATCGTGGATGGCCGCCGAGGAGCTCCACAGGGTTTCCTCTCCGAATGCTACGTGCACCGGGCCGTGGCTTTTCAGTCCGCCGGTCGAGTAGCGGAAGCAATAGCAGATTGCAACAGAGCATTAGCTCTGGACACTAGCTGCATTGAAGCGCTCACCATTAGAGCGACTTTATTCGAAACCATCCGATGTTTGCCAGATAGTCTCCACGATCTTGAACACTTGAAACTGCTGTACAATTCGATTCTTCGCGATCGAAAATTGCCAGGACCTGCCTGGAAGAGGCAAAACATCCAGTATAGAGAAATACCAGGAAAATTATGTTCATTGGCTTCGAAAATCCAGCAATTAAAGCAAAGGGTCGCTGCAGGCGAAATCGGCCATGTCGATTACTATGGGCTGATTGGATTGAGAAGAGGATGCTCTAGATCAGAGGTAGAAAGAGCTCATTTGCTGCTAACCCTCAAACACAAGCCCGATAAATCCTCAAGTTTCATCGACAAGTGCGAGTTTGCTGATGACAAAGACGTGGATTCAGTTCGAGATCGGGCGAAGTTATCCGCTCTTCTCCtctacagaatgatacagaaagGCTACACTAGTGTAATGGCAACAATCTCTGACGAAGAATCTGCTGAGAACAAGAGAAAGAAAACCGCCGTGGCGGTCATCCTGCAACCCCCGGTTGCGAAAATGGATTCTACTCCGGCAGCCATATCCGAATCTGCGAATTGCAAGAATAACAGTACCATGCTCGTAACAACCCCGCCAGCTTCAGTGTTTCAAGGAGTTTTCTGCCGTGACCTCTCCGCCGTCGGGAACTTGCTGTCTCAGACAGGGTTTAACCGTCCGATGACAGTTAAGTACGAGGCATTGAGCTGTTAAGTAATGGTGATTATCAGATGGTTGGTTAACTCTGGCAAAATTGTATTCGTTGATCATTGAGAAATGAAAAAAAGCACGAAACTCCATTTgtaaaatcaataataattttgaattttgcgAAAAAAATTATATAGTTTTTCAAGAAGTATTTGATCTTACACACAGGATTTCGTGCTATTTCGATTTTCCCATACACCGCGAATGCAATTTGCCAGTGAAATCGGAGGAGGCGGCAAATAATGATGTACAAACGGGGAAGCTTCACGTACTATCAAAATTAACTTCTGTTCCAAAATTTTGATatcttgtttatttatttttctagaAGTAGAATTTCccatctttatttattttattatgcgTCTTTGTTAGCTGTACAAGCTTTTATTATGATTTCAGAAGTTGACGAATAAGAAAAGAAAAGCTTTTCTTTTtctaaaattgaaaatttctgctgttccttcaaaaatatatcGCCAGAATTCAATATAAAGTCTGAATCTGAAGAAAGGGGTTTCAACATAAATGTGGCAGAACTTACCATTTTGGTCCTAACtatatttttaaatgaaattgacaaaaaataaaattacattttaatgtgcaaaatataatattttaaatcttaTTACTATAGAGTCAATAAGAAAATTCTATTTGGTGACCTGTAATCACATATTTGTTAGATCAACGTTACTACAATTATCTATATCTAATGTTATAATTTTTGCATATATCCATATAATATTAGAGTAGGtatcttatgagacggtctcgcgATTCTTTATcgatgagacgggtcaatcctatcgatattaataataaaaaataatatttttagcataaaaagtaatattttttcatgaatgaccaaaataagagatatgtctcagcAAAATATGACTAATGAGATCGTCTGACACAAATTTTGTACCATAATATTAATAGTCAATGTTTCTATCGTTTCGTTTTATATCTATCAAATTTATTCGTATACCTAACATTAtatttcaaatcaaataaacatatttCCTTTGTAACAAATAGTactattatttattataaaatcgGGAAAATGACTGATATTTTTGTTACTACAATGGTGTTGTCCATCCAATAGGTGTTCTAAATtccattttttaataattattctaACTAATAATAATCCATAACTACATATCGAAATTTACTAAATAACTATAATTAAAAATGGTTACacttaaaaatatattcattttaacatattttttattattaattatatatcaatTTAGGGGAAGTTATTTAAAAATCCccaatcataatatttctttgcattcactccctacccacaaaattgtggtactatttcatacaaatgtggtacacttcatgtggaaatgtggtacacttcatgtggaaatgtggtactaaaaaagtacctagggactgaaaacaaagaaaaaaggcGACTGAGGACTGAAGCCAAATTTCCCGATCAATTTATCCACTCCTAAAAAAGATTATCCTATACACAGACAAACGAAAAGATCAAAAGATTGCTTGCTAGTAATTATTATTCCCACAGTCCAGTGCAGTGGAAGCAGCAGAAGGCCATTATTTTTTTGGCTTCGATCTCATGCCTGGTATATATGATTTCACCAAAAGGCTGCCAAAAATGCTGGCATtcggtgtatatatatatatatatatatatatatatatattaatatttgtCATTAATATTTGTTTGTTCGACTACTGTCATTCATTAATTACAACTCAATGTTCCACGTCTACTCCACGCGGATAACCCGAGGAACTGGAgaataaattataaacaaacatcacccaaatgttttttttatgtaaataaatagctatattattaataattattaatatcattACTGTTTACCAACCCGATCCATtgattgttttattaaataaatactctGTAGGGAGACGTAAAATCTTATCATTTACACCAAACAATGACGGTGCAAGTCGACGAGACCAAACAATGGTCTGTTTTGGACAATTGGATGTAGTACCTCGAAGACACTGGAAGTCTGCAATTTTGTATCGAATATTGGAATTTTAAGATGGGAATCCATTTAGCAGCTACAATATGTGTGAGGATAAATTTATCGACGCACAATACGAGATGGAGGGGCGTTGGTGGGATAATAATGAGTAAATCCCCAGGCCAGCCAACTGCCATGTAATCAATGAATTTTCAAAAGTTTTCATCTTTAATCAATTTTGCACAAAACTTACAAAGTACAACTTTTCTCTATTAAAGCATTTGGTCCACTCCATTTTTACACCATCGTATTGGCATCAAGCCAAGAATAATATGAcgtcaaaaatatatatatatatatatataaggtaaaaatttatgtgagacggtctcacgggtcgtattctgtgagacatatatcttatttgggtcatctatgaaaatgtattaatttttatgctaaaaatagtactttttattgtgaatataccgtctcacaaaagaaaaaaaatgttgaTTTAGGATAAAAACAAATAAGGCAGTAATTATATCCTTGGAAAGATTGATTCGccatttctttttccttttttttttagcTATTGATTCCCCATTTCCCAACAACGATGTTCCTTTTTGGGTTATATATATGAATAAACTATTCAAAGATGCCATCTTCTTACCTTGTCTCCCGATAAAAATTGCAGGATATTAATTATGGATAGTTTATATTTATCTCTactttttttgttatttatatttcatttatgaagaaatttgatatatatttttatagataaattgaaatataaatATCAACTTCTTGATTATGGTGTAAAAGAAATGGGAAGTTTTTTCACAATTTCTCTCCACTTTGGAAAAAAtccctctctttttttttttaataaaaaacttataaattccttgatatatgcattttcattttaatttattCTCGTATAAATCTTTTcagataaatataatatttggttttaaatgtttttatgtAAATAAATCATGTAGGTCAAAACAtgtgaagttgtcaatataaaaGCTTTTATGATATAATGTCAAATATTGAGGGCTCAAGTTTGACAAGTTGATTTGCAAAAGAAGATAGAAAAGTGTTAATTAAGAGTCACGTGCTACCaaagcataaaaataaaaagaattttCAGGGATTGAATGTGAACGAATAATtgccaataaaaatatgaagaaaaaaaggagaattatttaaatattatttaaaaaagcaaagaaattataatattttattcctttaaTAATTTATTCATTAATTGATATTGGGAAGGACAGATAATGGAGAAATAATGAGACACCTTCACTTCTCCAcccattttaaatttattattataaattatgCATCAAGAAAAGCAAATTACAAGGTTCAATGTTTATTCTGACACAAATCCgtttattaaatttaaattaaatcaatggattccgtgaaatatttgtttattttatattattgtaGTAATAAATTAAAAGAGTTCCTAGCTCATTTTCTAACGAAGGGTCGTATTGGAAATGgagattttcttttttaaaaaatttacaggGAATTGGTGTAAAAAGTGATTTTAAACCTGAATTTTCACTAATTGAAGACGTGAATGTTAAAGTAAAGGAGGCAAAATTAATTTAGCATTCACTAATTACAATATTTCATCTATAGTTTGGTCCTTTAAATCTATTTCGAATACGTATAGATTGTGACTCTTATCTAAATTTACGTGGACGACGAAACAAGTATATCTCCGAttgaaacttaaaatttatcTTAAAAAAAATGCATCTTAATCTtataaatagtttttttttataaaagaaaTGTAGATTTCATTCACCCTTTTATTTTGAATTCAATCGAATCGTTCTGTCTGCGTGGAGAAGACAAAGGAGACGAGGTATTTGCATGTAGTTGGTGAATTTTTTTGTCTGAAAAGAAAACTAGTAATAAATAAGTAGGGCAGTGGAGGGACATACTGTTGCCCATTTTCTTGCAATTCTCAGATTTAAAACATGATGAATTAATTATCCTTTCAAATCCTCGCTGTATGAACAACATGCACATTGACTCAGGAAAAAATAATGTACAGATTGAGTTCGATTCATAGTAAATCGAGCGAAATACTTGAATTCGTCGTTTGGTTACAAGCCGACGAttctatgtatatatattttgtgaTGATCGATAAAATGAGTTGCTAGGGTTTGaaaattaggcaaaaacttgtttgagacggtctcacaacatatctcttatttgggttattcatttatgctaaaaatattattttttattgtgaatatcggtagggttgaaccgtctcacagataaagattcgtgacacACAATATACCTACTCTGAAAATTAATATGTATATTTTAGAgaaaatttgatttgatagATTATAGATAGATTCCTTAATGAGGAAATTTGAATGTaatcaaaaatataaaaatgttttttttttaataataaataagcGCAAATAAATAAGTGGAAGCAGAGGCTCGCGTTGGGGATTGAGTAATAAGCTGCAATTGTCAAACTCAGTACAGATATTCTCTTAGCCTCTGGCCTTGTGTAGATTCGTTGCGAAGCTTTGAGAaatattaagcaattcttttctattaaaaaaataattgacattttaaattttttctctattaaaaaatattctttTAAACATATTATTTATTGTTCATAGTACATTGTAAAATTATCGGGACGTCCGTAcgtaaattaaatttttgtgtAATGTTTCTTGCGTGAAataaaattgttttaaaataattttttttattaaatttaataatatccgtgtttttattttattatgtttttttaGTAATAATTACTTTATCGTAACCGATATTTTGGAAAGAAAAtttgatgtttttttttaaattaaaagtaGTTAGTGTGtctgtaaatttttttaatataatgtatatgtttgtttacacaaaaattcacaaaaaaaatgCTAATTATAAATAAGATAAATACTAAGATATGTATAAATTGTGTGACACCCTTGGTAACGTTGATTCCCCATTTCCCAACAATTGTGTTGTGTTTCATCATTACAAAAGTTCTTGAAAGAATCCCATCTTACCTTGTCTCCCAATAGAAATCTCATGAAATACAttggtttaaaaatacaaataaatctACCAAGTGACTTATAATTAATAGCATATTCTGTAtaaatattgtatttatttaatatttttaaattatgaggaaataaattttgtttttcttcataattattagttaaaatatttgaaaaacagTTAACTATACTGAAAATTCTATTCATTTAAATAGTCTTGTGCACGGATTACTAGTTAATGAATCGTAGAAAGATGGATAGTGGAGaaataataatgagagaaatgtcaatccatttCATATACGGTCAATAATTTTTTGaaacatttaaattttataatcaaGCAACAAgtcagtcaaaaaa
Coding sequences:
- the LOC140840094 gene encoding uncharacterized protein; this translates as MDHSFISDSWVSSMAAVSPSRGGGEKKHWWFTNRKMVERYVREARMLIATQEASDMSSALGFLEAALAVAPRMEVALELKARCLLYLGRFKEVADMLQDYIPSLKLVVSEDASSSGLSDSSSTQHSKEQVKLLSSDGGCLDRNDTAFKCFSVSDLKKKVMAGLCKSVERDGQWRYSVLGQACCHLGLMEDAMVLLQTGKRLATAAFRRESISLSDDVFTSNKFPLSDDISPDNHPQYRPKTESESISQLLCQIKLLIRRKTAAIAALDAGLYSESIRHFSKIVDGRRGAPQGFLSECYVHRAVAFQSAGRVAEAIADCNRALALDTSCIEALTIRATLFETIRCLPDSLHDLEHLKLLYNSILRDRKLPGPAWKRQNIQYREIPGKLCSLASKIQQLKQRVAAGEIGHVDYYGLIGLRRGCSRSEVERAHLLLTLKHKPDKSSSFIDKCEFADDKDVDSVRDRAKLSALLLYRMIQKGYTSVMATISDEESAENKRKKTAVAVILQPPVAKMDSTPAAISESANCKNNSTMLVTTPPASVFQGVFCRDLSAVGNLLSQTGFNRPMTVKYEALSC